A single window of Cheilinus undulatus linkage group 12, ASM1832078v1, whole genome shotgun sequence DNA harbors:
- the LOC121518905 gene encoding putative fibroblast growth factor 1 isoform X2, with translation MLLLCPHVPCCLALHRFKTQSHHSVTAQPQTLCRMSEGDVTVLPFNLSRQESRTLTRLYSMNGGYHLRILPDGTVSGGRQENDPYDILSLKAVSVGVVVIKGESTGRYLAMNKKGRLYGSQALTDECYFLEKYEENHYNTYRSQKYNWYVGLKRNGQAKAGPDTHQGQKAVFFLPRPAGSV, from the exons ATGCTCTTGTTGTGCCCACATGTCCCGTGTTGTCTGGCCTTGCACAGGTTTAAG ACACAGAGTCATCACTCTGTTACAGCCCAGCCTCAAACTCTGTGCAGGATGTCTGAAGGAGATGTTACAGTGCTGCCGTTCAATCTGTCCAGGCAGGAGAGCCGGACACTAACGAGGCTGTACAGCATGAATGGAGGGTACCACCTGAGGATTCTACCTGATGGGACTGTGAGCGGTGGGAGGCAGGAAAATGACCCATATG ACATACTGAGCCTGAAAGCTGTGAGTGTAGGAGTGGTGGTCATCAAGGGGGAGTCGACAGGAAGATACCTGGCTATGAATAAAAAGGGGCGCCTTTATGGATCG CAAGCACTGACCGATGAGTGCTACTTCCTGGAAAAGTACGAAGAAAACCACTACAACACATATCGTTCTCAGAAGTACAACTGGTACGTTGGGCTGAAGAGGAACGGCCAAGCCAAAGCAGGACCCGACACCCACCAGGGTCAGAAGGCCGTCTTTTTTCTGCCGAGGCCTGCAGGCAGCGTGTAA
- the LOC121518905 gene encoding putative fibroblast growth factor 1 isoform X3 — MLAHQGHYMTFSQTQSHHSVTAQPQTLCRMSEGDVTVLPFNLSRQESRTLTRLYSMNGGYHLRILPDGTVSGGRQENDPYDILSLKAVSVGVVVIKGESTGRYLAMNKKGRLYGSQALTDECYFLEKYEENHYNTYRSQKYNWYVGLKRNGQAKAGPDTHQGQKAVFFLPRPAGSV, encoded by the exons ATGCTGGCTCATCAGGGGCATTACATGACATTCTCACAG ACACAGAGTCATCACTCTGTTACAGCCCAGCCTCAAACTCTGTGCAGGATGTCTGAAGGAGATGTTACAGTGCTGCCGTTCAATCTGTCCAGGCAGGAGAGCCGGACACTAACGAGGCTGTACAGCATGAATGGAGGGTACCACCTGAGGATTCTACCTGATGGGACTGTGAGCGGTGGGAGGCAGGAAAATGACCCATATG ACATACTGAGCCTGAAAGCTGTGAGTGTAGGAGTGGTGGTCATCAAGGGGGAGTCGACAGGAAGATACCTGGCTATGAATAAAAAGGGGCGCCTTTATGGATCG CAAGCACTGACCGATGAGTGCTACTTCCTGGAAAAGTACGAAGAAAACCACTACAACACATATCGTTCTCAGAAGTACAACTGGTACGTTGGGCTGAAGAGGAACGGCCAAGCCAAAGCAGGACCCGACACCCACCAGGGTCAGAAGGCCGTCTTTTTTCTGCCGAGGCCTGCAGGCAGCGTGTAA
- the LOC121518905 gene encoding putative fibroblast growth factor 1 isoform X1 — translation MKSSSPSCILSCFRHSSGDRNSEHAGSALSLQTQSHHSVTAQPQTLCRMSEGDVTVLPFNLSRQESRTLTRLYSMNGGYHLRILPDGTVSGGRQENDPYDILSLKAVSVGVVVIKGESTGRYLAMNKKGRLYGSQALTDECYFLEKYEENHYNTYRSQKYNWYVGLKRNGQAKAGPDTHQGQKAVFFLPRPAGSV, via the exons ATGAAGTCGTCCTCCCCTTCCTGTATTCTGTCCTGTTTCAGACACAGTTCAGGGGACAGAAACAGTGAACACGCTGGATCTGCTCTGTCGTTACAGACACAGAGTCATCACTCTGTTACAGCCCAGCCTCAAACTCTGTGCAGGATGTCTGAAGGAGATGTTACAGTGCTGCCGTTCAATCTGTCCAGGCAGGAGAGCCGGACACTAACGAGGCTGTACAGCATGAATGGAGGGTACCACCTGAGGATTCTACCTGATGGGACTGTGAGCGGTGGGAGGCAGGAAAATGACCCATATG ACATACTGAGCCTGAAAGCTGTGAGTGTAGGAGTGGTGGTCATCAAGGGGGAGTCGACAGGAAGATACCTGGCTATGAATAAAAAGGGGCGCCTTTATGGATCG CAAGCACTGACCGATGAGTGCTACTTCCTGGAAAAGTACGAAGAAAACCACTACAACACATATCGTTCTCAGAAGTACAACTGGTACGTTGGGCTGAAGAGGAACGGCCAAGCCAAAGCAGGACCCGACACCCACCAGGGTCAGAAGGCCGTCTTTTTTCTGCCGAGGCCTGCAGGCAGCGTGTAA
- the LOC121518905 gene encoding putative fibroblast growth factor 1 isoform X4 translates to MSEGDVTVLPFNLSRQESRTLTRLYSMNGGYHLRILPDGTVSGGRQENDPYDILSLKAVSVGVVVIKGESTGRYLAMNKKGRLYGSQALTDECYFLEKYEENHYNTYRSQKYNWYVGLKRNGQAKAGPDTHQGQKAVFFLPRPAGSV, encoded by the exons ATGTCTGAAGGAGATGTTACAGTGCTGCCGTTCAATCTGTCCAGGCAGGAGAGCCGGACACTAACGAGGCTGTACAGCATGAATGGAGGGTACCACCTGAGGATTCTACCTGATGGGACTGTGAGCGGTGGGAGGCAGGAAAATGACCCATATG ACATACTGAGCCTGAAAGCTGTGAGTGTAGGAGTGGTGGTCATCAAGGGGGAGTCGACAGGAAGATACCTGGCTATGAATAAAAAGGGGCGCCTTTATGGATCG CAAGCACTGACCGATGAGTGCTACTTCCTGGAAAAGTACGAAGAAAACCACTACAACACATATCGTTCTCAGAAGTACAACTGGTACGTTGGGCTGAAGAGGAACGGCCAAGCCAAAGCAGGACCCGACACCCACCAGGGTCAGAAGGCCGTCTTTTTTCTGCCGAGGCCTGCAGGCAGCGTGTAA